In Bacteroidota bacterium, the following proteins share a genomic window:
- a CDS encoding SirB2 family protein has product MYTGMLHTHKLSVILFLVLYLIKTALLIFGKTELLTRVTKATRITEMIISTLFLATGIYLLIYTGNKGAWLWVKLIAVATSIPLAIMAFKKQNKNLALLSLIFIVYAYGVSESKNLMFSSAKPDLPAGTDLKAGEIIFANQCVNCHGSDGKLGLSGAKDLTASARTHAEKVEIVTHGKNAMQAYDKMLSAEQIEAVVSYVETLNK; this is encoded by the coding sequence ATGTATACTGGAATGCTACATACACACAAGTTGAGTGTGATCTTATTCTTAGTTCTTTATCTGATAAAAACTGCTTTGCTTATTTTTGGTAAAACTGAGCTGCTTACCCGTGTTACCAAAGCAACACGCATTACCGAAATGATTATAAGCACCTTGTTCTTGGCCACGGGCATTTACTTATTAATATATACCGGCAATAAAGGTGCATGGTTATGGGTAAAATTAATTGCTGTAGCCACCAGCATTCCTCTTGCCATTATGGCCTTTAAAAAACAGAATAAAAATCTGGCATTACTTTCACTTATATTCATTGTATATGCTTACGGTGTCAGCGAGAGCAAGAACCTCATGTTTAGTAGTGCCAAGCCCGATTTGCCTGCTGGTACAGACCTTAAAGCGGGAGAAATAATATTTGCTAATCAATGTGTAAACTGTCATGGTAGCGATGGCAAACTTGGGTTGAGTGGTGCTAAGGATTTAACTGCAAGCGCACGCACCCATGCAGAGAAAGTTGAAATTGTAACGCATGGCAAAAATGCCATGCAAGCTTATGATAAAATGCTGAGTGCTGAGCAGATAGAAGCGGTGGTTAGCTACGTAGAGACTTTAAATAAATAA
- a CDS encoding DUF559 domain-containing protein, with protein sequence MFKICIYQQSQFNLKFSIEVDHKVHQNVTQKEYDIERTKLLNEKGIYEIRFTNEIILNQITDA encoded by the coding sequence ATTTTTAAAATCTGCATTTATCAGCAAAGCCAATTCAATTTGAAATTTTCGATTGAAGTAGATCACAAAGTACATCAAAATGTAACTCAGAAGGAATACGATATTGAGCGCACCAAATTATTGAATGAAAAAGGTATTTATGAAATTCGCTTTACCAATGAAATTATCCTAAACCAAATCACCGATGCATAG
- a CDS encoding T9SS type A sorting domain-containing protein — translation MNIKKLSFIIVAIILSNFAQAQPQWQLYGDLNGGMCNKLQEVDGDLFAAFEFNQAAGGIWRTQNNGQSWIEKTAGLNSNHVRDIVNWNNTLVVATYDTVYYSTDKGDTWNPMNNGLIQYTGMINLCVHNNKLYGNMSTPGGLSEIWKLDVLNGNWTNTGFSLFSTNYYVTKLESIGNAIYALTNWQYCLLKSTDEGVTWNNASNGIAFNVSALALGGRNDTLYLSAGSDIYNSLDGGQSWNQASNGLFGQIATFNFLVDGNTIYCIAFDSQLSAAPFGGGTWTTVVNSGLPQKVLCRSFTKYNGSYFVGIIEGIYKSSGGVNSFAKSSTGITNTIIQKIFKRGNDFLASLSSQAGIYASTNNGVNWAATNNSNNDVILDFAYFNNEYIAGGFGTIYRSPTAMGPYAMSFSLTGGITKKFMNWGSELYMTTNNGIWKSTDAITWTNANNGLPANVTYDDLINIGTTWFTTQSDDVYRSTNAGQSWTLDNAGIVSPYFQRKLLANGNRVWLCELGFIHSKLLTDSAWQLVNLQYSGTREIIYYQGNLISGDRISIDDGAHWQNYNDGFKNDLGAISDIREDNGKLYAATQGSSLWSRDAVLNITNVQTSASSLCSGTSLNVSFSSALTFNSDNTFYVLLSDSNGFFAKADTIGSLMATTASSIACSIPTNVAQANNYKIKVFSTSPAVLTETMLVPVTIYAKAKIQLQPANQKTCENQNTAVYCYATGSNLQYTWQADTGTGYFNLQANSYHVSVNQPLMYLTNPQAWMDGNKYRCIVSGECNSVDTSTAVTLNVSNVYASIIQQPTDSAICEFYNAAFTVAGNNISSYQWQVDMGSGTYTDLSNSSTYIGTKTSQLYIQSAAVALNGYKYRCKLGECSYSNEATLYVNSNTVINAQPQDAYSCGTGMVVFQVKAIASGIIYEWEVDSLNGSGFQFATSNSVYNGSSTNLLQLTNVSASMNGFKFRCGIYNSCNFTVTYTQEVILNYNAAPSITLQPVNLSICENANAQFVAQAAAATTYLWYINSGNGWSPLVDSGNVSGVTNDTLQLGNVNTSYNGARIRCLIGGCAFSDSASLIVNTNPIVTLATQPTICLYNGAINLTGGSPSGGTYSGTAVNNGFFDPLAAGVGIHAVTYIYTASNGCADAAIGTIGVDNCLSIPEKDAMDILVFPNPTNTGMVTIRTTSASDGTQLILSDTHGRICLQQPLLTNEVQLNIEKLSPGVYNLLLYSKENRIVRRIVKL, via the coding sequence ATGAATATTAAAAAACTATCATTCATTATTGTTGCCATTATACTAAGCAACTTTGCGCAGGCACAACCCCAATGGCAATTATATGGCGATCTCAATGGTGGCATGTGCAACAAGTTGCAGGAAGTTGATGGCGATCTTTTTGCTGCATTCGAATTTAATCAGGCTGCAGGTGGTATTTGGCGCACACAAAACAATGGCCAATCGTGGATTGAAAAAACAGCAGGCCTCAACTCTAATCATGTGCGCGATATTGTTAACTGGAATAATACGCTTGTTGTAGCAACCTATGATACCGTGTATTATTCAACCGATAAAGGCGATACCTGGAATCCGATGAACAATGGCCTTATTCAATATACAGGCATGATAAATTTGTGTGTACACAATAATAAATTGTATGGTAACATGTCTACACCAGGTGGCCTTAGCGAAATCTGGAAATTAGATGTGCTTAATGGAAACTGGACCAACACGGGATTTTCGCTGTTTAGCACCAACTACTATGTAACCAAACTGGAATCGATAGGAAATGCCATATATGCGCTAACCAACTGGCAGTACTGCCTTTTAAAATCCACTGACGAAGGTGTTACCTGGAACAATGCTTCAAATGGTATTGCCTTTAATGTAAGTGCCTTAGCCTTAGGTGGACGTAATGATACCCTTTACCTATCGGCAGGTAGCGACATTTATAATTCATTGGATGGCGGACAATCATGGAATCAAGCCTCTAATGGACTGTTTGGGCAAATTGCTACTTTCAATTTTCTGGTGGATGGCAATACAATTTATTGTATTGCTTTTGATTCGCAACTTTCAGCAGCTCCATTTGGTGGAGGCACCTGGACTACGGTTGTAAATTCGGGTCTCCCTCAAAAAGTATTGTGCCGCTCGTTTACCAAATATAACGGAAGCTATTTTGTTGGCATTATCGAAGGCATTTATAAATCGAGCGGAGGAGTGAATAGTTTTGCAAAATCATCTACCGGAATAACCAATACCATCATCCAAAAAATATTCAAACGTGGAAACGATTTTCTGGCAAGTCTCTCGAGCCAAGCTGGAATTTATGCATCAACCAATAATGGTGTCAATTGGGCAGCTACCAATAATTCGAACAACGATGTTATTTTGGATTTTGCCTATTTCAATAATGAATACATTGCAGGTGGATTTGGTACAATTTATAGATCGCCAACTGCTATGGGCCCCTATGCTATGTCTTTTAGTTTGACGGGTGGTATTACCAAAAAATTTATGAATTGGGGTAGCGAATTATACATGACCACCAACAATGGCATATGGAAATCGACAGATGCCATCACTTGGACCAACGCTAATAATGGCCTGCCGGCAAATGTTACTTATGATGATCTTATAAACATTGGCACTACATGGTTTACAACACAGAGCGATGATGTTTATCGCAGCACGAATGCAGGTCAAAGTTGGACCCTAGATAATGCCGGAATTGTTTCACCTTACTTTCAGCGAAAATTACTTGCTAATGGAAATCGTGTTTGGCTTTGCGAACTTGGATTTATACACAGCAAGCTATTGACTGATTCGGCATGGCAACTTGTTAACCTGCAATACTCGGGTACCAGAGAAATAATCTATTATCAAGGCAACCTGATTAGTGGCGATAGGATATCGATAGATGACGGAGCCCATTGGCAAAACTATAATGATGGGTTTAAAAATGATTTGGGAGCAATTTCAGATATTCGTGAAGATAATGGAAAATTATATGCAGCTACACAAGGCTCTTCGCTATGGTCGCGCGATGCGGTGCTGAATATTACTAATGTTCAAACTTCGGCATCTTCGCTTTGTAGTGGTACTAGCCTGAACGTAAGTTTCTCCAGTGCACTCACTTTTAATAGCGACAACACTTTTTATGTATTGTTGAGCGACAGCAACGGCTTTTTTGCCAAGGCTGATACCATTGGGTCATTAATGGCTACTACAGCCTCCTCTATTGCCTGTTCTATTCCTACCAATGTGGCGCAAGCCAACAATTACAAGATTAAAGTTTTTTCAACTTCGCCAGCCGTTTTAACCGAGACCATGCTTGTACCGGTTACCATATACGCTAAAGCAAAAATACAATTGCAACCAGCCAATCAAAAAACTTGTGAAAATCAAAATACTGCTGTTTACTGTTATGCTACCGGCAGCAACCTGCAATATACCTGGCAGGCTGATACTGGAACCGGCTATTTTAATTTACAAGCAAACAGTTATCATGTTTCGGTAAATCAGCCCCTGATGTACCTTACCAATCCTCAGGCATGGATGGATGGTAATAAATACCGTTGTATTGTTTCGGGCGAATGCAATTCGGTTGATACCAGCACTGCCGTTACACTTAACGTAAGTAATGTTTATGCCTCCATTATCCAACAACCCACAGATAGTGCGATATGTGAATTCTATAATGCTGCTTTTACGGTTGCAGGCAACAACATATCATCTTATCAATGGCAGGTGGATATGGGTAGCGGCACCTATACTGACTTAAGTAATAGCTCAACGTATATAGGCACCAAAACAAGCCAATTATATATACAATCGGCAGCAGTAGCGTTGAACGGGTATAAATACCGTTGCAAACTTGGTGAGTGCTCCTACTCCAACGAGGCAACCTTATATGTAAATTCGAACACAGTAATAAATGCGCAACCACAAGATGCTTACTCTTGCGGTACCGGCATGGTGGTATTTCAGGTAAAGGCAATTGCTTCGGGTATTATTTATGAATGGGAAGTTGACAGCCTTAATGGCTCAGGGTTTCAGTTCGCAACAAGCAACTCGGTTTATAACGGCTCCTCAACAAATCTACTACAGCTCACTAATGTTTCGGCATCAATGAATGGCTTTAAGTTTCGCTGTGGAATATATAACTCATGTAATTTCACTGTTACCTATACCCAGGAAGTGATCCTGAACTATAATGCGGCTCCTTCAATTACTTTACAGCCTGTCAATCTAAGTATATGTGAGAACGCTAACGCTCAATTCGTTGCGCAAGCCGCTGCTGCCACCACTTACTTATGGTATATAAATTCAGGAAACGGCTGGAGCCCACTTGTTGATAGTGGAAATGTAAGTGGTGTCACCAATGATACCTTGCAGCTTGGAAATGTAAATACAAGTTATAACGGTGCCCGTATACGCTGCCTCATTGGAGGCTGTGCGTTTAGTGATAGCGCTTCGCTAATAGTAAATACAAATCCGATAGTGACCCTTGCCACGCAGCCAACCATTTGCTTATACAATGGTGCCATCAACTTAACCGGAGGAAGCCCGTCAGGTGGAACTTACAGCGGAACAGCTGTAAACAATGGATTTTTTGACCCACTTGCTGCCGGTGTCGGAATACACGCTGTAACTTATATCTATACAGCAAGCAATGGCTGCGCAGATGCAGCCATTGGCACCATAGGTGTTGACAACTGCTTATCTATACCAGAGAAGGATGCGATGGATATTCTGGTATTTCCCAATCCAACTAATACAGGCATGGTAACAATACGCACAACTTCTGCTAGTGATGGTACGCAACTAATACTTTCCGATACACATGGCAGGATTTGCTTACAGCAACCACTGCTTACAAACGAAGTTCAGCTTAACATTGAAAAACTCAGCCCCGGTGTTTATAACCTGCTGCTATATTCAAAAGAAAATAGAATAGTTAGACGAATAGTAAAATTATAA
- the tsaE gene encoding tRNA (adenosine(37)-N6)-threonylcarbamoyltransferase complex ATPase subunit type 1 TsaE, with protein sequence MTLQEYKISELEKLPIVAHAIADKLKEYPVVAFYGEMGAGKTTLIKLICNELGVMQATASPTFAIVNEYVSESGRLIYHFDCYRLNSHREFYDLGYEEYFYGHDICLIEWPEKVEGLLPPQHLIVRIIKEGESRIFKLSTSN encoded by the coding sequence ATGACACTACAAGAATATAAAATATCCGAATTAGAAAAATTACCAATAGTTGCTCATGCTATTGCAGACAAACTAAAGGAGTATCCGGTAGTCGCATTTTATGGCGAAATGGGTGCTGGCAAAACCACACTCATCAAATTGATTTGTAATGAGCTTGGTGTAATGCAAGCAACGGCAAGTCCAACCTTTGCCATTGTAAATGAGTATGTGAGCGAATCGGGCAGGTTAATCTATCATTTCGATTGTTATCGGTTGAATTCGCATCGCGAATTTTATGACCTTGGCTACGAAGAATATTTTTATGGTCACGATATATGCCTTATCGAATGGCCCGAGAAAGTGGAAGGATTGCTGCCTCCACAACATTTAATTGTCAGAATTATTAAGGAGGGAGAAAGTCGAATTTTTAAACTTAGTACTTCTAACTAA
- a CDS encoding carboxypeptidase-like regulatory domain-containing protein, producing MLKTSFLFFLLFFTNVLFAQTIITGKVTDELTNEPLPFVAVVFKGSQAGVNTDFNGAYSIKTNTPSDSLLFSIVGYKQVAMPVKKNQTQVINVLMKVNRVELLEVVVKAGENPADIMLKKIIERKDANNKRNLEYYQCEVYSKLEFDMTNIPDKVKNSRVVKPFSFIFEKMDSSESNEKPFLPFFITENLSDFYFKNSPKTTQEVIKASKVSGLENATVTQFLGDMYQNINVYNNFIYLFGKDFISPISGFGQAYYKYYLTDSASLDGRWCYKMKFKPRRKQELTFTGDFWVHDTTFAIKKMTMRIAEDANINFINDMAIVQEYTCLHDTLWMQSRDILVIDFATKEDGLGMIGRKTGSYKKYIVNQKIDDKIFTPAENIRVLEGSEKKGEVFWNDARHDSLNAREKQIYAMVDTIKSLPAFKTYVDLITLFVTGYKDFGALEFGPYFTFASFNTYEGFRLRLGGRTSNEISERLQLEGYVAYGFKDEDFKFGGGLRYIIDRKPRTTIGLNYRDDIRQLGQSDNAFQDDNILSSVFRRSPATKLTKIITQKIYLEREWFDGFSNRISFTKSELSPIAPLSYAYYPMSDTNAAPREFLNSSEVSFYTRFYYREKFVAGKVDRISIGSRWPIIQANYTVGLKGVLNSDFTYHKVSIRVTDDISFKPFGYTYMIAEAGKIFGTVPYPLLQVHQGNESYFYDYAAYNLMNFYEFVSDAYLSVIATHHFNGIFLDKFPLLRKLKWREVATARIVYGSLSEKNRLILKDPSAFSSLKSKPYFETGVGIENIFKIIRIDFLWRQTYINKEYIAKYKERFGTLSKAPAQFGIRGSLQLTF from the coding sequence ATGCTGAAAACAAGTTTCCTTTTTTTCTTATTATTCTTTACAAACGTACTTTTTGCTCAAACCATCATTACCGGTAAAGTAACTGATGAACTTACAAATGAACCACTGCCTTTTGTTGCGGTTGTATTTAAAGGGTCGCAGGCCGGTGTCAATACCGATTTTAATGGTGCTTATAGCATCAAAACAAATACCCCTTCCGACAGCTTATTATTCAGTATTGTAGGATATAAGCAAGTAGCCATGCCGGTTAAAAAAAATCAAACCCAGGTTATTAACGTATTAATGAAGGTAAATAGGGTAGAGTTGCTCGAGGTAGTAGTTAAAGCAGGAGAGAACCCTGCTGATATTATGCTTAAAAAAATAATTGAACGCAAAGACGCTAACAATAAACGTAATCTCGAATACTATCAATGCGAGGTATATAGCAAGCTCGAATTTGATATGACTAATATTCCTGACAAAGTTAAAAACTCCAGGGTGGTAAAACCATTTAGTTTCATTTTCGAAAAGATGGATTCATCAGAAAGCAATGAGAAACCTTTTCTTCCATTTTTTATCACTGAAAACCTCAGCGATTTTTATTTTAAAAACAGCCCTAAAACTACTCAGGAAGTAATTAAAGCAAGTAAAGTATCAGGGCTTGAGAATGCTACCGTAACGCAGTTTCTGGGAGATATGTACCAAAATATTAATGTATATAACAATTTTATTTATTTGTTTGGAAAAGATTTTATCAGTCCCATATCGGGATTTGGACAAGCCTATTACAAATATTACTTAACCGATAGTGCATCGTTGGATGGACGGTGGTGTTACAAGATGAAATTTAAGCCACGCAGAAAGCAAGAGCTCACCTTCACAGGAGATTTTTGGGTACACGATACCACATTCGCCATTAAGAAGATGACTATGCGCATTGCCGAAGATGCCAACATTAATTTTATCAACGATATGGCCATAGTGCAGGAATACACTTGCCTGCACGATACCTTGTGGATGCAAAGCCGCGATATTCTTGTAATAGATTTTGCAACCAAAGAAGATGGTCTGGGCATGATTGGCCGTAAGACAGGTTCGTATAAGAAGTATATTGTTAATCAAAAAATAGACGATAAAATTTTTACACCTGCCGAAAATATTCGTGTGCTCGAAGGCAGCGAGAAAAAAGGTGAAGTCTTTTGGAATGATGCGCGGCATGATAGTTTGAACGCACGCGAAAAGCAGATATATGCCATGGTAGACACTATAAAAAGCCTGCCTGCTTTTAAAACGTATGTAGACTTAATTACACTATTTGTTACCGGATACAAAGATTTTGGCGCATTAGAGTTTGGCCCCTACTTTACCTTTGCCAGTTTTAATACCTACGAAGGGTTTCGCCTGCGCTTGGGAGGCCGCACCAGCAATGAGATTAGCGAACGTCTGCAACTGGAGGGATATGTTGCATATGGTTTTAAAGATGAGGATTTTAAATTCGGTGGTGGCTTACGATATATTATTGATCGAAAACCTCGCACTACCATTGGACTCAACTATCGCGATGATATAAGACAATTGGGGCAAAGTGATAATGCTTTTCAGGACGATAATATTTTATCGTCTGTTTTCAGAAGATCGCCTGCTACCAAGCTAACCAAAATTATTACACAGAAAATTTATCTTGAACGCGAATGGTTTGATGGATTTAGTAATCGTATCTCATTTACAAAAAGCGAATTAAGTCCTATTGCGCCTCTAAGTTATGCTTACTATCCCATGAGCGATACGAATGCGGCACCACGCGAATTTCTTAATAGCTCGGAAGTAAGTTTTTATACACGATTTTATTATCGCGAAAAGTTTGTTGCCGGCAAAGTTGACCGCATTAGCATTGGGTCACGATGGCCTATTATTCAAGCTAATTATACAGTTGGACTAAAAGGAGTTCTTAATAGTGATTTTACTTACCATAAAGTAAGCATTCGGGTTACCGATGATATTTCGTTTAAACCCTTTGGATATACCTACATGATTGCAGAAGCAGGAAAAATTTTTGGGACCGTGCCTTATCCTTTGCTCCAAGTACATCAAGGAAACGAATCTTATTTTTATGATTATGCAGCCTACAACCTTATGAATTTTTATGAATTTGTAAGTGATGCCTATTTAAGCGTGATTGCTACCCATCACTTTAATGGAATATTTTTGGACAAATTCCCCCTGTTGCGAAAACTAAAATGGCGTGAGGTAGCCACCGCCCGCATTGTTTATGGAAGCCTTTCCGAAAAAAACAGGTTAATTTTAAAAGACCCGTCTGCATTTAGTTCACTCAAGAGTAAGCCATATTTTGAAACCGGGGTTGGCATAGAAAATATATTTAAAATTATTCGCATCGACTTCCTGTGGCGACAAACGTACATTAACAAAGAATACATTGCTAAGTATAAAGAGCGATTTGGAACATTGAGCAAAGCCCCAGCACAATTTGGTATTCGTGGTAGCTTGCAACTTACCTTTTAA
- a CDS encoding TlpA family protein disulfide reductase produces MKKSLLAAILMLVSVITFAQQASTLPRVNVKSLNGTIVTTDSISNGDKPMIVSFWATWCKPCVNELNAISEVYTEWQEKTGVKVVAISIDDARTMNSVKPFVNGKAWPYEVYIDANSDFKRALNITNVPFTLILNGKREIIHQHTSYVPGDELKLLEEVIKLSAKE; encoded by the coding sequence ATGAAAAAAAGTCTTTTAGCCGCAATCTTAATGTTGGTATCGGTTATCACTTTTGCGCAGCAGGCAAGCACTTTGCCCCGTGTAAATGTAAAAAGCTTAAATGGCACAATTGTTACTACCGACAGCATCTCTAATGGCGACAAACCAATGATAGTTAGCTTCTGGGCAACCTGGTGCAAGCCTTGTGTAAATGAGCTTAATGCTATAAGCGAAGTATATACCGAGTGGCAGGAAAAAACAGGAGTTAAAGTTGTGGCTATCTCTATTGATGATGCCCGAACCATGAATAGTGTAAAACCATTTGTAAATGGTAAGGCATGGCCATACGAAGTTTACATTGATGCCAATAGCGATTTTAAACGTGCCCTTAATATTACGAATGTTCCCTTTACTCTGATACTGAATGGTAAGCGCGAAATTATTCATCAGCACACCAGTTATGTTCCCGGTGATGAATTAAAATTGTTAGAAGAGGTAATAAAACTATCGGCTAAAGAATAA
- a CDS encoding aminoacyl-tRNA hydrolase → MKFLIAGLGNIGEEYEYTRHNIGFSILDNWAMQDSLTFKTDRLAMVSEAKWKGKTAILIKPTTYMNLSGKAVNYWMQTERISIQNLLVVTDDLALPFGTIRLKGKGSDGGHNGLKDIQATLNTVDYARLRFGIGSEFAKGRQVNYVLSKWNTEEQKALTERISTATDIIKSFMATGLERTMTAYNKK, encoded by the coding sequence ATGAAATTTTTAATTGCAGGGTTGGGAAATATTGGTGAAGAATACGAATACACCCGACACAACATTGGTTTTAGCATACTCGATAATTGGGCCATGCAGGATAGCCTCACCTTTAAAACGGACCGCCTCGCTATGGTTAGCGAAGCCAAATGGAAAGGCAAAACAGCAATCTTGATTAAACCAACTACATATATGAATCTGAGTGGCAAAGCAGTAAATTATTGGATGCAAACAGAGAGAATTTCAATTCAGAATTTGCTTGTAGTTACCGATGATTTAGCATTGCCATTTGGAACAATTCGCCTTAAAGGAAAGGGCAGCGATGGCGGACACAATGGATTGAAAGATATACAGGCCACCTTGAATACGGTTGATTATGCGCGATTGCGTTTCGGCATAGGAAGCGAATTTGCCAAAGGCCGGCAAGTAAATTATGTGCTGAGCAAATGGAACACCGAAGAACAAAAGGCATTAACCGAACGCATATCGACTGCCACCGATATCATAAAAAGTTTTATGGCTACAGGACTTGAACGTACTATGACCGCATACAATAAAAAATAA
- a CDS encoding 6-phosphogluconate dehydrogenase codes for MLLTLAVLAAIAYFILTFTYSEGSRSGILIKISNKGYVFKTYEGELNISGFGDDGQGSLLPNKIWAFSVKNKEVYQNLESFQGKKVVLFYDEVIYNFPWQGDTKYFIDSVALESSIAN; via the coding sequence TTGCTTCTGACTTTAGCTGTACTTGCCGCTATTGCCTATTTTATCCTCACCTTTACTTATAGCGAAGGCAGTCGCAGTGGAATACTTATAAAGATTTCGAACAAGGGCTATGTGTTTAAAACTTATGAAGGCGAATTAAATATTTCTGGTTTTGGTGATGATGGACAAGGAAGTTTATTGCCAAATAAGATTTGGGCGTTTTCGGTAAAAAACAAAGAGGTATATCAAAATTTGGAATCGTTTCAAGGTAAGAAAGTAGTATTATTCTATGACGAAGTGATTTACAATTTCCCCTGGCAAGGAGACACCAAATATTTTATTG